One window of the Zea mays cultivar B73 chromosome 3, Zm-B73-REFERENCE-NAM-5.0, whole genome shotgun sequence genome contains the following:
- the LOC103649620 gene encoding RAP domain-containing protein, chloroplastic, which produces MEAAIPLGLALPRSSTGICSLSVLLKSSTKPNLSCFGWVTGKRGPIPSRAVSEDRTDSTPQWQLDFLGASAVAPDSPVEEEEEDLLPAEATDWCVRARRSALRSIEERGLAPALQRMVSPPKKTKKKKTAKKKELKKAAAELKRRTKQLADAEGDEDDDDDYDVVDDLQNMDDLELRVAQFADGMFDEKRQRNRETFVQTLSRFSAAPSNRSKEVSLNRSIVQAQTANEVLDLTAEVITAVAKGLSPSPLTPLNIATALHRIARNMEAVSMMQTHRLAFARQRDMSMLVGLAMVALPECSPQGVSNIAWALSKIGGDLLYLPEMDRIADVAMAKVQDFNAQNVANVAGAFASMRQSAPGLFSSLAMRAAQLLQTFKEQELAQFLWGCASLNECPHPLLDALDTAFQNDTSFQCHVTDIKSSAHWSSAEELSGGEDGSTSSARTLNFNRDQVGNIAWSYAVIGQMDRPFFSHMWRTLSRFEEQRVSDQYREDMMFASQVYLANQSLKLEYRNLGLCLRSDLEEKIAKAGKSKRFNQKTTSSFQKEVGRLLYSTGHEWVREYAIDGYTVDAVLVDEKLAFEIDGPTHFSRNLGTPLGHTAFKRRYITASGWKLVSLSLQEWENLQGEFEQLEYLRRILDIEAE; this is translated from the exons ATGGAAGCTGCAATCCCCCTCGGGCTCGCCCTTCCCCGAAGCAGCACCGGCATCTGCAGCTTATCGGTACTGCTCAAGTCCTCAACCAAGCCCAACCTCAGCTGCTTCGGCTGGGTCACCGGAAAGCGCGGGCCTATCCCGTCCCGCGCCGTCTCCGAGGACCGCACCGACTCCACGCCGCAGTGGCAACTTGACTTTCTTGGGGCGAGCGCGGTGGCCCCCGATTCGCCTGtggaggaggaagaggaggaCCTTCTCCCAGCCGAGGCCACTGACTGGTGCGTCCGCGCACGCCGCTCTGCCCTGCGCTCCATCGAGGAGCGTGGCCTCGCGCCCGCTCTGCAGCGGATGGTGTCACCGCCCAAGAAGACGAAAAAGAAGAAGACTGCCAAGAAGAAAGAGCTCAAGAAGGCGGCCGCCGAGCTCAAGCGCCGCACTAAGCAGTTGGCTGATGCCGAGGGAGAcgaagacgacgacgatgactatgACGTCGTTGATGATTTGCAGAACATGGACGACCTGGAGCTGCGGGTCGCGCAGTTCGCCGACGGCATGTTCGACGAAAAGCGCCAGAGAAACAGGGAGACCTTCGTCCAGACCTTGTCCAGGTTCTCGGCCGCGCCTTCCAACCGGAGCAAAGAGGTGTCCTTGAACCGCTCCATCGTCCAGGCGCAAACTGCCAACGAGGTGCTGGACCTCACGGCAGAGGTGATCACTGCTGTCGCAAAGGGTCTCAGCCCCTCGCCACTCACGCCGCTTAACATCGCCACTGCGCTCCACCGCATAGCCAGGAACATGGAAGCGGTGTCCATGATGCAGACGCACCGGCTTGCCTTTGCACGCCAGAGGGACATGTCCATGCTCGTGGGTCTGGCCATGGTGGCCCTGCCAGAGTGCTCGCCACAGGGTGTCTCCAACATCGCCTGGGCTTTGTCCAAGATTGGCGGTGATCTGCTATACCTGCCAGAGATGGATAGGATAGCTGATGTGGCCATGGCCAAGGTTCAAGACTTCAATGCACAGAACGTTGCCAATGTTGCAGGAGCATTCGCTTCCATGCGCCAATCAGCACCGGGGCTTTTTTCATCTCTGGCCATGAGAGCAGCACAACTGCTGCAAACATTCAAGGAGCAAGAGCTTGCTCAATTCTTATGGGGTTGTGCTTCTCTGAACGAGTGCCCACATCCCTTGCTTGATGCACTAGATACTGCTTTTCAAAATGATACCAGTTTTCAATGCCATGTAACTGATATAAAATCAAGCGCGCATTGGAGCTCAGCAGAAGAACTTTCTGGTGGAGAAGATGGTAGTACGAGCAGTGCCCGTACTCTGAACTTCAACCGAGATCAGGTTGGGAATATTGCTTGGTCCTATGCTGTTATTGGGCAAATGGACCGTCCATTCTTTTCACATATGTGGAGAACTCTAAGTCGCTTCGAAGAGCAACGGGTTTCGGATCAGTATAGAGAAGACATGATGTTTGCTTCACAAGTATATCTTGCAAACCAGTCTTTGAAGCTTGAATACCGGAATCTTGGACTGTGCTTAAGAAGTGATCTTGAGGAGAAAATAGCAAAAGCTGGAAAGAGCAAAAGGTTCAACCAGAAGACAACTTCTTCATTTCAAAAGGAGGTTGGTCGTCTCCTCTATAGTACCGGGCATGAGTGGGTTAGAGAATATGCCATCGATGGTTACACTGTTGATGCCGTGTTAGTTGATGAGAAGCTTGCATTTGAGATAGATGGGCCAACACACTTCTCTAGGAATTTAG GTACACCATTAGGCCACACAGCATTTAAACGACGCTACATTACTGCTTCTGGGTGGAAGTTAGTTTCGTTGTCTCTTCAAGAG TGGGAGAACCTACAAGGTGAGTTTGAACAATTGGAATATTTGAGGAGAATATTAGACATAGAGGCTGAATAA